In Nicotiana tabacum cultivar K326 chromosome 19, ASM71507v2, whole genome shotgun sequence, one DNA window encodes the following:
- the LOC107816656 gene encoding uncharacterized protein LOC107816656 yields the protein MQQQQSIIAEFDKQSDQIKREYWLRLNASVDVVRILLNQRFAFRSHDESESSLNEGDFIEILSWYADKCDKIKPFVLKCAPKNNKMTSSDIQKEIVIACKIETIKAIIEDLNGDYFSLLVDESIDVSRKEQMAIVLRYVDKKESVMERFIGIVHVRDTSVLSLKKVIVDLLVHHSLSLSFIRGQCYDGESNMQGELVLLVSNILNVLGASFKHVDEFRDSQNEKLQEALDMGELNTGRGLNQELGLVRDGDTHWGSHYKSFGNFIHACTLDDRAKASGYLEACQTYKHGILVPNFDDLYVNSGRSRRKPADYTVFHHYRVDVFCKVFDWQLQELNDRFDEVTTDLLHGVACLNPIDSFSSFDIRKIMKMPELYPDDFDEFWMSALENQLASYIIDVRDFYERFSNLNGLSDISK from the exons ATGCAGCAACAACAGTCTATTATTGCTGAATTTGACAAACAGTCTGATCAAATTAAGCGTGAGTATTGGCTTCGCTTAAATGCTTCAGTTGATGTGGTAAGGATTCTCTTGAATCAACGATTTGCATTTCGCAGTCATGACGAAAGTGAATCGTCATTGAACGAGGGTGATTTTATTGAAATTCTTTCATGGTATGCTGATAAATGTGATAAGATTAAACCTTTTGTGTTGAAATGTGCTCCAAAAAATAATAAGATGACTTCTTCAGATATTCAAAAAGAAATTGTGATAGCATGTAAGATAGAAACTATTAAGGCTATAATAGAGGATCTAAATGGTGACTACTTTTCTTTATTAGTTGATGAGTCTATAGACGTGTCACGCAAAGAGCAAATGGCTATTGTTTTACGGTATGTCGATAAAAAAGAAAGTGTGATGGAGAGGTTTATTGGCATTGTTCATGTTCGAGATACTAGTGTTTTATCTCTAAAGAAAGTAATTGTCGATCTACTTGTTCATCATTCTTTAAGTTTATCTTTTATACGTGGACAATGTTATGATGGGGAAAGCAATATGCAAG GTGAACTTGTATTATTGGTTTCAAATATTTTGAATGTGTTGGGAGCTTCTTTTAAACATGTGGATGAATTTCGAGATTCTCAAAATGAAAAACTCCAAGAGGCATTAGATATGGGTGAACTAAACACAGGTAGAGGCTTGAATCAAGAACTTGGTCTTGTTAGAGACGGTGATACTCATTGGGGATCTCACTACAAGTCATTTGGAAACTTTATTC ATGCATGTACTTTAGATGATAGAGCTAAAGCATCGGGGTATCTTGAAGCTTGTCAAACATATAAG CATGGTATTTTGGTGCCTAATTTTGATGATCTATATGTTAACTCTGGAAGATCACGACGAAAACCTGCTGATTATACTGTCTTTCATCATTATCGTGTTGATGTGTTTTGTAAAGTTTTTGATTGGCAACTTCAAGAACTTAATGATCGTTTTGACGAAGTGACGACTGATTTGCTTCATGGAGTTGCTTGTTTGAATCCAATTGACTCATTTTCAAGTTTTGATATCAGAAAAATAATGAAGATGCCTGAATTGTATCCTGATGACTTTGATGAATTTTGGATGAGTGCTCTTGAGAATCAACTTGCGAGTTACATTATTGATGTTCGTGATTTTTATGAAAGGTTCTCCAATCTAAATGGGCTTTCTGATATTTCAAAATGA